CGTCGGGATGGGCGTCGCAGTGATCCTGGACCTCCCATGCGCCCGCGTCTCGACCGCCGGCATCGAAGCCGTTGAACAGGAGCACTCCGGTTGTCATCACCCCGACGACACCCCCCATGCACTGCGGAGCGCCGTACGCCGGATGCGCCGGCACGGTGTAGCTGATGTTCTGCGGCGCGATGTGGTTGGGATTGCGGTCGTCCTGGTAGGCCGCGTCGGTGCTCGCGATCGGGAACACGCCGGTGGTGTGGCTGGGCAAGTCATTGGTGGTGATGATGCGCTTCGAGCCCACGACGGTGAAGCTGTGTCGGGCCGACGGCCAGGACACGCGGCCTTCAACTG
The sequence above is a segment of the Mycobacteriales bacterium genome. Coding sequences within it:
- a CDS encoding YHYH protein; amino-acid sequence: MPASLFSSDDKTYDVNEKVTVEGRVSWPSARHSFTVVGSKRIITTNDLPSHTTGVFPIASTDAAYQDDRNPNHIAPQNISYTVPAHPAYGAPQCMGGVVGVMTTGVLLFNGFDAGGRDAGAWEVQDHCDAHPDEQSVYHYHTLSRCIGNRSVHHVIGWALDGFPITGPNVKGAGDQLTTADLDVCHGITSEVNIGKPVTTYHYVMTADFPYSMSCFRGTPVTTGPPA